GCCCAATCATAAGGGAGCCACAAAAGTCGAGCCTACCCAAATGCCCAGAAGGGGAAAACCAGAAATATGTGGCCAACATGAGAATTAGTACCTGAGCTTTTTCTCATTAaaagtgtgtgtttatttatttatttttaaaagattttatttatttatttgacagagatcacaagtaggcagagaggcaggcagtggggggaggggaacaggctccccgctgagcagagagccagatatggggctccatcccaggaccctgggatcatgacctgagcagaaggcagaggctttaacccactgagccccccagggcgCCCCAAAAGtacatgtttaaaaagaaaatccgaCTGGCTCTGTCAGGAGAGCAGAGCCACTGTCAAtcatggggttgtgagtttgagacccatgttgggggtagagtttacttaaaaacagaccaaaaaaaccccaaacagacaaaaacaacaacaaagcgttaaaaaaagaaaagaaaatcacgttataaaattagaaatattgcCCCTAGATCGCTTATCTTGCAGCATAAAAGTTAAAAGTTGGTTTACCTTTAGGTAAGAAACTACTGAAAAAAATGACTTGGGAGGTAAAAACTAGTCGAGTCAGATGCAGTCATCTCTCGGAGAATGTACTTTTTCGAATTTGAACACGACAGAGGTGCGAAGGATTGTGAGATTATGCTGGGCAAGTGAGAGACATGCAGGACCGTGGAAGAGTGGTGAGCCCAGAACCGCTTAGACAGGACTCTCAGATCTGGAGCCGGGCGCAGCGTGCTTATCTGTGCTGCCTGCTACAGGACAGCAACAGGGAGCCACTTGGCTCCCAGAGCTCCTTTGTGGCCTCTGCCCCACTTCGGAGGGCCCCTGTGACAGTATTTATCTAGTCCTCAGTCAGCCAGCAGCCACAGGAGAGAAATGTCGGTGAAAGTAAGCAAAGGTCCGCAGCGAATCTGGTAAGAACCACAAGGGAGACTTCTGACTTCAACTTAACATACATGTTCTCCGGTcagatcttattatttttttttccccaagattttatctttaagtccCCTCTACACCCTATGTAGGTCTCAAACCCATAACCCTGAGACCTAGGGTCAccggctctactgactgaaccagccaggaacTGGGGTTTTTCTGTCTGCCTAGGGGATAAAGGGATGAAATCTGCTGCCTGTCCTCTTGTTGCCAGGCCTCTGCAGAAGGTTCCAGTGCACACTGACATGGGCTTAGACACTGTAGGAGCCCTACCGTGGTGTTGCCAGCCtgccagggccagatggctgcACTGCCATCCCGTCTCATTCTTTAGAGGTGGCTTTGTGGGGAGAGTTTCCAGGGATACCCCTGGGGGACAGAAAAAGCCATTGCCCGAGCCCACACCCTAAGCGTCAGTGCGATCTTTTAGAATATTGTATTCTggtacaaacagaaaaaaaaaaatcagaggactATTCCTATATAAGGCTGTGTGAGGGAAatgtgggtttggtttggttttttaagtaagctttacacccaatgtggggcttgaactcacaaccccaagatcaggagtcacatgccccaccgactcagccagccaggtgtcctggggctttttcttctttttttaaaaaataatctcaactCATTCTGACAAGAGACACATGGAAATACTTGAATTCTAACCACAAATTTATAATTACAAAGCAGGttgtaaaaaaatacatggagcattggtaatggaaaaaaatggaagttattCAAGAATAGAGAATAAATGAGCAACCATCTGTTCTCACTTAGTAACAACTCACCTTAAAATTATTCctcagataggggcgcctgggtggctcagtgggttaaagccgctgccttctgctcgggtcatgatcccagggtcctgggatcgagtcccgcgtcgggctctccgctcggtagggagcctgcttcttcctctctctctttcagcctgcctctctgcctacttgtgatctctgtcaaataaataaataaaatctttaaaaaaaaattagtcctcagataaattttttattgagaaaaaagtattctcttttatttcaaaGAAGTATATGTTCatcttagaaaaattagaaatggaggtgcctgagtagctcagtcggttaagcatctgccttctgctaaggtcatgatcccaaagtcctgggatcaagtccctcctTGAACTCGCTGCTTAGCgggcctgctctctctctctctttctgttaaataaaataaaataaaataaaaagaaatgcagattagcaaaagaaaaaaaaaaaatggatctggTACCAGAAACTCTACTGTTCCGTCTTCCGGGAGTAGCCCCATGATTAACTTCCTAACCATCCCTCTAGATGTTTATATATgctcttttttttataagaaaaaaaagtaggattgtattttatactgttttgtaatttgcttttttcattctAATACTAGAGACATCTTTATATGTCAGAAGTAGTAttctgtgaatatattttaatgattcaTGTCATTACCAGAGGAATTTCAAAACCTATccagaaatgtattatttttattatttttaaagattttatttatttaattgacagagacagcgagagagggaacacaagcaggggcagtgggagagcaggaagcaggcttcctgctcagccgggagcccgatgcggggcttgatcccaggaccctgagatcgatcatgacctgagccgaaggcagaggcttaatacactgaggcacccaggcgcctctagtcATAGGTATTTTTAAGTTTGATTTagtttgtttccagttttataaTTTGAAGGCAGAACCTGAAATTTTTTATAATCCCACTATTTAAAGATAAGTcactattttttgtgtttttccttccagtctcttccatatgtatatatatgtatttttttaaaagcaaaattgctcattgatttaagaaaattttaaaggattttctgCTTACAATTGAAGATTGGATTAGGGGTCTTGTATTGGGGTCTGTCAGGATTCTCTGAGTATGATCCAAGAACACagtgggaaatgagaaaaaaatagtctGCCTGTAGAAGAGAGGGCTGTGGGCCTTCTCCCCTGTTCCCTTACCTACCCCTCTCTGGagcaagaagaaagagggggCAACCTGCTAATGGCCCTGAGTCTAATAAAATCACAGCCCAAAGGGAGGTGGGAGTGTTATTTGCAACTCTAGGAGATGGAATTGTACCAGATTATATCAAGAGCGGAGGAAGTCATTTACACTCTCTAGGGAAGAGATGGACCTGAGGCAATTAGAATTTTTCCACCTGTAACTTGAGTGACTCTTGGGTTATACCAGTGTACGTGGTAGAGAAGAACCCATAATCTTTTTGGTAATATCAAGAGAACCCTAAGAATTCCTTTATCAGGAGACCCCACGAGGCCCTTTGCAGTTGCTAATCTCCTGGGATTTTGAGGGGCTCTTTGCTTTTGGTGAGCTGCCTGGGGTAGCAGCAGGAAGCGAAACTGGGAGCTGGCCTTAAGGTCTTGAgcagggcttgggggaggggtgggagatgggTAACCAGAAAGCCAGAATCATTCTCCCAGAGATCCCTTAAGAGAGGACGAAGATGTCCTAAAAGGTGAGCATATTTAATGCTCGCCAAACCCGAAACCTAGGTTCAGTGGCGTTGGGGAGGGgggcctcctgccctctcccatCCCATCTTTCACTCGGGCATGAACATTTCTAGAAACTGAACACGGGTTCCAAATGTGGCTTCACCCAGGGAGGCCTGACAGTGCCAGCTTCGACCAGGTGGGCGCCGTCCAGGGACTGCTGTGTTGGGAAAGCCGCTGCTCTGGCTGGTGCTCACGGcgcctgtgtgcctctctgccccgcctccctgcccccagggttCTGGCTGGTGTggaccatcatcatcatcctgaGCTGCTGCTGCGTGTGCCACCACCGCCGAGCCAAGCATCGCCTTCAGGCCCAGCAGCGGCAGCATGAAATCAACCTGATTGCCTACCGGGAAGCCCACAATTACTCAGCGCTGCCATTTTATTTCAGTACGTATACCCAAAGCCGCCAGACTGTGGGCCCCCTCGCCCAGCGTAGTGCAGAGTCGCGCAGGTCGGGGAGTCAAGGGGTGCTCACCTGTAGCACAGAGGAGCTGGTGCTGTGGGCGGGGCAGCCTGAAGCCATTGGGCTGTTCCAGCCCCACCCTGGCTGGGTTCTGACCGGgtgtctgatgcttaactgatgcTTTCCTTAAGGCAGGTGGTCAGATGGTGTACGATGTGAGTGAACCAAGATTTAGATGCCTGTGGCTtgaaattttcccattttacttGGTGCCCTGTGACATCCCTGAGCAAAAGCTGCCACGAAAGGGGCAGGAATTGGGGGTGGGTAATGCTGGCATGTCCCGAGAACTGAGAAACTTCAGTGACTCCCTGAAGGACACTCACCTGACTTCCCTGAGGGTTCCTTACACATGACCCTCACAGGGTCCAGGGAGGTCCATCTTGTCCTAAAACCATTCTGCCATGTGTTCTACAGAATAAAGTGCTCACAGGTCTGGAATTCCACATCTAGAAGGGTTTTAAGTGTttagctcagtgcctggcatatagtaagtgctcaataaatgctagcagTTCTTATAACCAGACCATGTGTGCCCTGAGACATTCAGCACATTCAAAAGATAACTTACCTGGAAGGCTGATAATAAGCCTTGGCAGGCCCTCACCCTTCACTGGTAACCCACTGGCTTCTAATCTGAGTCAGGATGAAGTTAGGTTTGTCTTTCCAGACCATCTCCAGCCACACTCAAGTGAGGGACAGAACACATTTCCAACCTCCCAGAAAAAGGGCCTTTTCATGGCCCATACATCTGGAAAGCAGGGGGGCAAGAAAAAGGCAGTCATGGAGTCTTAAATTAGGATCCCTAACCCTGAGGCCTATGGGACGCAGGCAGAGGACACAGTTTGAGCAAGAAACACGAGACTCTGGGGCATGTGGAAACAGATACGCTCTGGGCAGAAATGATCTCCTGGCCACCCCCCATTTGCCTAACCCTCTGCCTTACCTCCAGAAGGGCAGAAGTCTTGCCTGTGAAGCAGCTTCAGGGGCTCTCGGATTTCATGGAGCTAGATTAGGTCACTCCCAGTCTGTCCCTCTTTCTGCACAAAATTGCCACACCCCTATGCCCTGCCCATGAGCAAGAGCTGgggccagcccctgctcccccgTGGGTGTACTGGGGGTGGGAAGAGACATATGTTGAGTGCGAGCTTTGCAGGCTGTTCTCGAACAATTGCCAGTGCAGTAAtttctcctccctgcctccccgtTTTAGGGTTTTTGCCAAACTATTTACTACCTCCTTATGAGGAAGTGGTGAACCGACCTCCGACTCCTCCCCCACCGTACAGTGCCTTCCAGctacagcagcagcagctgcccGCACAGTGTGGCCCCCCAGGCGGCAGCCCCCCAGGCGCCGATCCCACCAGGGCCCCCCAGGGGGCGCAGAGCAGCCCCTTGTCTGGGCCCAGCAGAAGCAGCACCAGACCTCCGAGCATCGCTGACCCTGAGCCCTCTGACGTGCCCGCCAGCACAGCAGCCACCAAAGCccctggaatggagcccagtGGCTCTGTGGCCGGCCTGGGGGAGCTGGACCCTGGGGCCTTCCTGGACAAAGATTCCGACTGTAAGGAGGAGCTGCTGAGAGATTACAGCTCAGAGCAGGGCGGCGGCCTCCCCGATAGCAAAGACAAGACGCCCGGCAGACATCGCCGCTTCACGGGTGACTCGGGCATTGAGGTATGTGTGTGCAGCCGAGGCCACCACGACGACGATCTCAAGGAGTTCAACACACTCATTGACGATGCTCTGGATGGGCCCCTGGACTTCTGCGACAGCTGCCATGTGCGGCCCCCCGGTGACGAGGAGGAAGGCCTCTGCCAGCCCTCCGAGGAGCAGGCCCGAGAGCCCGGGCACCCC
This Neovison vison isolate M4711 chromosome 2, ASM_NN_V1, whole genome shotgun sequence DNA region includes the following protein-coding sequences:
- the WBP1L gene encoding WW domain binding protein 1-like isoform X2; this encodes MPFLLGLRQDKETCVGTNNQSYICDTGHCCGQSQCCNYYYELWWFWLVWTIIIILSCCCVCHHRRAKHRLQAQQRQHEINLIAYREAHNYSALPFYFRFLPNYLLPPYEEVVNRPPTPPPPYSAFQLQQQQLPAQCGPPGGSPPGADPTRAPQGAQSSPLSGPSRSSTRPPSIADPEPSDVPASTAATKAPGMEPSGSVAGLGELDPGAFLDKDSDCKEELLRDYSSEQGGGLPDSKDKTPGRHRRFTGDSGIEVCVCSRGHHDDDLKEFNTLIDDALDGPLDFCDSCHVRPPGDEEEGLCQPSEEQAREPGHPHLPRPPACLLLNTINEQDSPNSQSSSSPS
- the WBP1L gene encoding WW domain binding protein 1-like isoform X1; this encodes MERRRLLGGMALLLLQALPSPLSARAEPPQDKETCVGTNNQSYICDTGHCCGQSQCCNYYYELWWFWLVWTIIIILSCCCVCHHRRAKHRLQAQQRQHEINLIAYREAHNYSALPFYFRFLPNYLLPPYEEVVNRPPTPPPPYSAFQLQQQQLPAQCGPPGGSPPGADPTRAPQGAQSSPLSGPSRSSTRPPSIADPEPSDVPASTAATKAPGMEPSGSVAGLGELDPGAFLDKDSDCKEELLRDYSSEQGGGLPDSKDKTPGRHRRFTGDSGIEVCVCSRGHHDDDLKEFNTLIDDALDGPLDFCDSCHVRPPGDEEEGLCQPSEEQAREPGHPHLPRPPACLLLNTINEQDSPNSQSSSSPS